The sequence GCGCCGGGACCGGACGGACGGCGCGCCGTCTCCGCCCTGCACTCCGGCGTTCCGCCTCCAGCTGCCCCGAACGCTCAAAATACTTCTCCAGTACCGAAACCGAAAGAATAGCCTCACGCGCTCTGTCCCGGAACCGGGCCACGTGGCGGTGGGCGTTGGCGATGATGGCCTTCGCCTCCTCGGGATGTTCACTGTAATAGGCGATCTTCTCCTCCAGGTCGGAATAATCATCTTTGAGCAGGACATAGTGGTAATCGGGGATGAGGGTGCCTTCCATGAACCAGGTCTCGTATTTGGGCCGGGCCATAAACGCCAGCGAGTTGGAGGACATGATCCATTTGAGGTTCGAGGCGACATCATTGCCTTCGATGGAGACGATGAATTTGTACTGCAACTGCTCTTTGAGCGTCATTCGCCCCTTCTGCCAGGGCACGTCCCGCTCGAACTTCGTATTCGTCTGTCCGATATCGCAAAACGGGTGATCGTAATAACGCTGCACGAACGCCTTGCGGTGCTCTCCGTACGCCTTGCCGCGCCAGACAGCCATACTCTTTTTCGCCTCGAACGGCACCCTGTCGTTCACGAAGACAAAGTGACGTACTTTGTTCAGGTTCATCAGCACCGAATTGCGGTTGTCCCCGTCGATAGGGCGGCTTTTGACCAGGGTCGGCTGCGGCGGCACGTGGGTGATATCCCCGAAGAGGTAGGCGCTGCGGTACTCGGGGCGGAAATAGCGCCACCAGCCGTAAAGATCGAAAAAGTAGGTCTTTTTTTTCGCCTTTCTGAAAGCATCGAGTGTGTCGGCGTCGCTTCCCAGACGAAACGGCGTGTCGCAGCGGTTATAGTAGTGCAACCGCTCCTGCACTTCCGCATCCGCTTTCCCTCTCTCCAGCAGAGAATCGCGGTGCTGACGGAAGAGGATACCCGGAAGCGGGTAGGCGAGCACGTTACGCATATAGTAGGTAAACTTGCTGTTTCTGTCTGCATCGATCCGGAGGTAACGGCGGTTAAGCATCACCAATCATCCTTCATCCCCGGCAGCGGGGCATTGTGATTTTTGGCAATGTTACAGTACCATACGACATCCTTACGACACGATCCGGTTACCCTTCGGATACGTCCGGAATATGCAGTGAGAGAGGACAGTTACGATGGAGCATCCCGGAGCGCTTATCGCCCACGCCAACTTTGCCAAAGGGTTCCGCGGGGGCGAGCGGCAGACGCAGCTGCTGATCGAAACGCTCGCAGCGCGGGGCTACCGCCAGCGGCTGCTGGTACGCAAAGGCTCGGACCTGGGGCGGCGCTGCCGGGGCA is a genomic window of Sulfurimonas sp. HSL1-2 containing:
- a CDS encoding glycosyl transferase family 90 translates to MLNRRYLRIDADRNSKFTYYMRNVLAYPLPGILFRQHRDSLLERGKADAEVQERLHYYNRCDTPFRLGSDADTLDAFRKAKKKTYFFDLYGWWRYFRPEYRSAYLFGDITHVPPQPTLVKSRPIDGDNRNSVLMNLNKVRHFVFVNDRVPFEAKKSMAVWRGKAYGEHRKAFVQRYYDHPFCDIGQTNTKFERDVPWQKGRMTLKEQLQYKFIVSIEGNDVASNLKWIMSSNSLAFMARPKYETWFMEGTLIPDYHYVLLKDDYSDLEEKIAYYSEHPEEAKAIIANAHRHVARFRDRAREAILSVSVLEKYFERSGQLEAERRSAGRRRRAVRPVPALFGV